One region of Eleutherodactylus coqui strain aEleCoq1 chromosome 5, aEleCoq1.hap1, whole genome shotgun sequence genomic DNA includes:
- the FOXE1 gene encoding forkhead box protein E1, producing the protein MTAESQQSPTRATGAGTNLQPSSNLSMPVVKVEKEPAAEANESKGSSEVEDTPKGRRRKRPLQRGKPPYSYIALIAMAIAHSSDRKLTLGGIYKFIMERFPFYRENSKKWQNSIRHNLTLNDCFIKIPREPGRPGKGNYWALDPNAEDMFDSGSFLRRRKRFKRTDLTTYPAYIHDTSMFPSLQVSRPSYPNSVYSNMTMSPTYSQQITPHSSVYYPSSSPAFGSCQSRVFSINTLIGHSNGTEHTQQASRSMSPEVNSSNTSSCNYTGASYNSQAVGNSMLQRPANPMSYSYPVPNSHLQVNQTSYSHSNTQLFGTSSSRLAMPCTSPVMNSDSMDFYGRISPGQYTSLTAYNSNGQLAGTNAYLRHTTYSGNMDRFVPAV; encoded by the coding sequence ATGACAGCGGAGAGCCAACAGTCCCCGACTAGAGCTACTGGAGCAGGCACCAATCTACAACCATCAAGTAACTTGTCTATGCCAGTAGTCAAGGTGGAAAAGGAGCCAGCAGCGGAAGCTAATGAGTCTAAAGGGTCTTCTGAAGTGGAGGACACTCcgaaaggaagaagaagaaaaagacccctgcagagaggaaagcCACCTTATAGTTACATTGCTCTCATAGCAATGGCCATTGCTCATTCTTCTGACAGGAAGCTTACCCTAGGAGGCATCTACAAGTTCATAATGGAAAGGTTCCCTTTTTACCGGGAAAACTCAAAGAAGTGGCAAAACTCCATTAGACACAACTTGACCCTTAATGACTGCTTTATCAAAATCCCAAGGGAGCCAGGGAGGCCAGGAAAAGGCAACTATTGGGCCTTGGACCCCAACGCTGAAGATATGTTTGACAGTGGAAGCTTCCTTAGAAGAAGAAAGAGATTCAAAAGGACAGATCTCACCACATATCCAGCTTACATACATGACACTAGTATGTTCCCATCTCTGCAAGTGAGTAGGCCATCTTACCCAAATTCTGTGTATTCCAATATGACGATGAGCCCCACATATAGTCAGCAGATCACCCCTCACTCCTCTGTCTACTACCCATCTTCTTCTCCTGCCTTTGGTTCTTGCCAGTCCAGAGTGTTCAGCATCAATACACTTATAGGGCATTCCAATGGCACAGAGCATACTCAACAGGCAAGCAGATCCATGAGTCCAGAAGTCAACTCTTCCAATACCAGTTCTTGCAATTATACAGGTGCAAGTTATAACAGCCAAGCCGTAGGGAATAGCATGCTACAAAGACCTGCCAACCCCATGTCCTATTCCTATCCGGTGCCCAACAGCCACCTACAAGTGAATCAAACTTCTTATTCCCATAGTAACACACAGCTGTTTGGCACATCCAGCAGCAGATTAGCCatgccatgcacatctccagtgATGAACAGTGACAGCATGGACTTCTATGGCAGGATATCACCAGGACAGTACACCTCATTGACTGCTTACAATAGTAACGGACAACTAGCCGGCACGAATGCCTACCTGCGGCATACAACCTATTCTGGGAACATGGACAGGTTTGTGCCTGCAGTTTAA